Proteins from one Juglans microcarpa x Juglans regia isolate MS1-56 chromosome 6S, Jm3101_v1.0, whole genome shotgun sequence genomic window:
- the LOC121236893 gene encoding exocyst complex component EXO70B1 — protein MASTTTSINSGGGEDRVLATAQQIVKSLNTPKEVREDMLLIFSSFDNRLSNITNLIDGEDSVTEEDRFDAAEKVILRWDSSSLEASRRSLNSEDSRNEAHEYLSAVDEILNLMDELSVRSDSDIVDRAENAIQLAMSRLEDEFRLVMIRNTVPLDAERLYGSIRRTALSFPVNDGEIYEDFESFSEEDRSATQPYHERGASLGDDVSVDLVDPKAVDELKEIASRMLRSGYEKECVQVYSSVRRDALDECLAILGIEKLSIEEVQRIEWNSLDEKMKRWIQAVKIFVKVILSGEKCLCDQIFSGLDDTKEICFNETVKGCVMQLLNFGEAVAIGKRSPEKLFRILDMYDVIYNGLPELEEMVTDDLVIAEAKGVLTGLGEAAIGTFVEFENAVRSETSKKPMQCGDIHPLTRYVMNYVKLIVDYSDTLNLLLDNSQDDGCDTLQNDNDNDNFRLSPLARRLVRLISSLQSNLEEKSRLYEDTALQYIFLINNSLYVVQKVKGSDLGELLGDNWVRKRRGQIRQYATSYLRASWSKTLSFLRDEGIGVSSSNASKVTLKERFKNFNASFEDIYRVQTAWKVPDAQLREELRISISEKVIPAYRAFLGRFGNLVESGRHAGKYIKYTAEDLESFLLDLFEGTPRVLHHMRRKSS, from the coding sequence ATGGCCTCGACCACCACCAGTATCAATTCCGGCGGCGGCGAGGACCGAGTCCTGGCCACGGCCCAGCAGATCGTGAAGAGCCTCAACACTCCGAAAGAGGTCCGAGAGGACATGCTGTTGATTTTCTCTAGCTTCGATAATCGGCTCTCGAACATCACCAATTTGATCGACGGAGAAGATTCTGTGACCGAGGAGGACCGCTTCGATGCCGCCGAGAAGGTCATCCTCCGGTGGGACTCTAGCTCCCTTGAAGCTTCTAGGCGCTCGCTCAACTCCGAGGACTCCCGCAACGAGGCCCATGAGTACTTGTCCGCCGTCGACGAGATTCTTAACCTGATGGATGAGCTATCGGTTCGGTCCGACAGTGATATCGTGGACCGGGCCGAGAACGCGATCCAGCTGGCGATGTCCCGGCTCGAGGACGAATTTCGCCTCGTGATGATCCGCAACACGGTCCCGCTCGACGCCGAGCGCCTCTACGGTTCGATCCGCCGGACCGCGCTCTCCTTCCCTGTCAACGATGGCGAAATCTATGAGGATTTCGAGAGCTTCAGCGAGGAGGACCGTAGTGCCACCCAGCCATACCACGAGCGCGGCGCCAGCTTGGGCGACGACGTATCTGTCGATTTGGTTGATCCCAAAGCGGTCGACGAGCTGAAAGAGATTGCCAGCCGTATGCTTCGCTCCGGTTACGAGAAGGAGTGCGTTCAGGTCTACAGTAGCGTCCGCCGCGACGCCCTGGATGAATGTCTTGCAATTTTGGGGATAGAGAAATTGAGCATTGAAGAGGTTCAGAGGATTGAGTGGAACTCATTGGACGAGAAGATGAAGCGATGGATTCAAGCTGTTAAGATCTTTGTTAAGGTCATCCTCAGCGGCGAGAAATGTCTCTGCGATCAAATTTTCAGTGGCCTAGATGATACCAAGGAAATTTGCTTCAACGAGACTGTGAAAGGTTGTGTGATGCAGCTGTTGAATTTTGGCGAGGCAGTTGCGATCGGGAAAAGGTCACCTGAGAAATTATTCAGGATATTGGATATGTATGATGTGATATATAACGGGTTGCCTGAATTGGAGGAGATGGTTACCGATGATCTTGTAATTGCTGAGGCGAAAGGGGTGCTCACGGGGCTGGGCGAGGCAGCCATTGGGACGTTTGTAGAGTTTGAGAATGCGGTTCGGAGTGAGACCTCGAAGAAACCGATGCAATGCGGTGATATTCATCCCCTGACGCGGTATGTGATGAATTACGTGAAGTTGATTGTGGATTATAGCGATACTCTGAACTTGCTGCTGGACAATAGTCAAGATGATGGGTGTGATACTTTgcaaaatgataatgataatgataactTCAGATTGTCACCGTTAGCCCGTAGGTTGGTCCGGTTGATATCCTCTCTACAGTCCAATCTTGAGGAGAAATCGAGACTCTATGAGGATACTGCGCTGCAATATATATTTCTGATAAATAATTCTCTGTACGTAGTGCAGAAAGTGAAAGGTTCAGATCTTGGGGAGCTTTTAGGTGATAATTGGGTTCGTAAGCGTCGTGGCCAGATACGGCAATACGCGACAAGCTATCTTAGGGCTTCTTGGAGCAAGACGTTGTCCTTTTTAAGGGATGAAGGGATAGGTGTGAGCTCAAGCAATGCCTCCAAGGTGACTCTGAAGGAAAGATTTAAGAATTTCAATGCGTCCTTTGAGGACATCTACAGGGTTCAAACTGCTTGGAAGGTTCCGGACGCTCAACTTCGTGAAGAGCTTAGAATATCCATATCAGAAAAGGTTATCCCAGCTTACCGCGCATTTCTTGGTAGGTTTGGGAATCTAGTAGAGAGTGGAAGACATGCTGGAAAATACATAAAGTACACAGCGGAGGATTTGGAGAGTTTTTTGCTGGATTTATTTGAAGGAACACCCCGAGTTCTGCATCACATGAGGAGAAAAAGTTCGTAG
- the LOC121237252 gene encoding uncharacterized protein LOC121237252: MDELPGRSDSTEQTLEEGHGPTPSDQNLNDQSDQQSQEWETMARAWLCSFPEAKAVSMDEVEAWIDSNLDSLPEGIKSMPRSDLCQRLIAIQNCMRLPSQEKELSQFDYENPPYRFQRTDQWRPVYSWLESLNQDEVVKSKEISDWLNANKEVQEQLCSRHSRYHLMHYIKKCHIKILKRKEKKMGVQQHNKDTSLKVRRTVVMKQPTVLPYSTPSDLPKDGDVYLTKRNEAYRKYEILVELEKLLSPIFSKHQI, translated from the exons ATGGATGAGCTACCCGGTCGGTCCGACTCCACCGAACAAACCCTAGAGGAAGGGCACGGGCCCACGCCTTCCGATCAAAACCTTAACGACCAGAGCGACCAGCAGTCCCAGGAATGGGAAACCATGGCTCGCGCTTGGCTTTGCTCGTTCCCCGAGGCCAAAGCGGTCTCCATGGACGAGGTCGAAGCCTGGATCGACTCTAACCTCGATTCTCTTCCTGAAGGAATCAAATCAATGCCTCGCTCAGACCTCTGTCAGAGGCTCATTGCAATCCAGAATTGCATGAGACTCCCCTCTCAG GAAAAAGAACTTAGCCAGTTTGATTATGAGAATCCACCGTATCGATTTCAACGTACTGATCAATGGAGACCGGTCTATTCTTGGCTAGAATCTTTAAATCAAGATGAGGTGGTGAAGTCGAAAGAAATCTCTGACTGGCTAAATGCTAATAAAGAGGTCCAAGAACAGTTGTGCTCTAGGCATTCTCGATATCATTTGATGCACTACATCAAAAAATGCCATATCAAGATATTgaagaggaaggaaaagaagatg GGTGTGCAGCAGCATAACAAAGACACTTCTCTAAAGGTTCGCAGGACTGTGGTGATGAAACAGCCAACAGTGCTTCCAT ACAGCACTCCAAGCGATCTACCTAAAGATGGCGACGTTTACTTGACGAAAAGAAACGAAGCCTATCGCAAATATGAGAT TTTGGTGGAGTTGGAGAAGCTGCTTTCTCCTATTTTCTCAAAGCATCAAATATAA
- the LOC121237656 gene encoding serine/threonine-protein kinase RIO1-like gives MADMEVKPLALDEDEEKEEEEELSWSSDSEVGDALDWLDSKDDNQAVEGNFTLNSRRPNAHGGLHSRHNISTLQPLSNRNQRFTHHIRASPLEEWEGRLNVGVSNSVTTAIRESVREMAIGKSRTTEKADRATVEQAIDPRTRMVLFKMLNRGVFHDINGCISTGKEANVYHATRSNGQELAIKVYKTSVLVFKDRDRYVQGDYRFRYGYCRHNPRKMVKTWAEKEMRNLMRLKAAGIRCPTPVLLRLHVLVMEFIGKTGWAAPRLKDAALSLDRLREGYVEVIIAMRTLYQKCKLVHGDLSEYNILSFEGHLYIIDVSQSVDLDHPHALDFLREDCLHVSDFFKKHGVAVMTIRELFDFIVDPSIADEAVDTYLEKVQQKILARGDISVEDEIADSVFLQSFIPKTLEHVKNAEEDVQRITSGQDTGDMYYQTITGLKHALSIAQQEAEPGEDSSVNPAALSNPPKSEIVSLEVSDEENSSDTEESSSSETEPDVPVDKKAARKENKKKVKEEKREARKNKVPKAVKKRKKKLAKAHKTR, from the exons ATGGCCGATATGGAAGTGAAACCATTAGCACTGGATGAAGAcgaagagaaagaggaagaggaagagctTTCATGGTCATCAGACTCGGAAGTCGGAGACGCATTGGACTGGTTGGATTCCAAGGATGACAACCAAGCTGTTGAGGGGAATTTTACGCTCAATTCCAGGCGTCCCAATGCTCATGGAGGGCTTCATTCTCGACATAATATATCCACACTGCAGCCGCTCTCTAATCGAAACCAGAGGTTCACTCATCATATTCGAGCTTCACCTTTGGAG GAGTGGGAAGGGAGGTTGAATGTGGGCGTATCGAACTCTGTGACAACTGCTATTCGAGAAAGTGTTCGAGAGATGGCCATTGGTAAATCTAGAACTACTGAGAAAGCAGACCGTGCAACTGTTGAGCAG GCCATTGATCCTAGAACTCGCATGGTCTTATTCAAGATGCTAAATCGAGGTGTATTTCATGATATTAATGGCTGCATTTCAACTGGAAAAGAA GCAAATGTTTATCATGCAACCAGATCTAATGGTCAGGAACTGGCAATCAAAGTATATAAAACTTCCGTTCTGGTATTTAA GGACAGAGATCGTTATGTACAAGGTGACTACCGTTTCAGATATGGATACTGCAGGCATAACCCCAGGAAAATGGTAAAGACATGGGCTGAGAAAGAGATGAGGAACCTTATGAG GCTAAAGGCAGCAGGAATTAGGTGTCCAACTCCAGTACTTTTGAGACTTCACGTTCTGGTCATGGAATTCATAG GAAAAACAGGTTGGGCCGCACCTCGTCTTAAGGATGCTGCTTTATCTCTTGACAGGTTACGTGAAGGTTATGTGGAG GTGATTATTGCAATGCGGACGCTATATCAGAAGTGCAAACTGGTTCATGGAGACCTCAGCGAGTATAATATACTTTCTTTTGAG GGTCACTTGTATATTATAGACGTCTCTCAATCAGTTGATCTTGACCATCCCCATGCCCTCGATTTCCTTCGTGAAGATTGTCTTCATGTTTCT gattttttcaaaaaacatggTGTAGCTGTTATGACAATTCGAGAACTCTTTGATTTCATAGTTGATCCTTCTATTGCCGATGAAGCTGTGGATACTTATCTGGAAAAA GTGCAACAAAAAATTTTGGCTAGAGGAGACATATCTGTCGAGGATGAAATTGCAGACTCTGTATTTTTGCAG TCATTCATCCCAAAGACACTAGAACATGTAAAGAATGCCGAGGAGGATGTGCAACGGATAACCAGCGGCCAAGACACGGGAGATATGTACTATCAAACTATCACAGGACTCAAGCATGCCCTTTCAATTGCTCAGCAAGAAGCAGAGCCTGGTGAAGACTCCTCTGTTAATCCAGCTGCTCTGTCTAATCCTCCTAAGAGCGAAATCGTGTCTCTAGAAGTCAGTGATGAAGAGAACTCAAGCGATACAGAAGAGAGCTCCTCATCAGAAACTGAACCAGACGTTCCCGTAGATAAGAAAGCTGCtagaaaagagaacaaaaagaaagtgaaagagGAGAAGAGGGAGGCTCGGAAGAATAAAGTGCCTAAAGCcgtgaagaaaagaaagaagaagttgGCCAAAGCTCACAAGACCAGATAG